Part of the Bacteroidota bacterium genome, GGGTCGGCATGTTCCAAGAACCAACCACTAATAGCATGTCCAGCTTCGTGATAGGCGATAATTCGTTTCTCTTCGGGCGATATAATTTTATTTTTCTTTTCAAGCCCACCAATTACACGGTCGATGGCATCATGAAAATCTTGCATTTCAACACACTCTTTATTATTACGGGCAGCTATCAAAGCCGCTTCGTTACAAACGTTTGCTATATCAGCACCAGCAAAACCAGGGGTTTGTGCTGATAATCTTTTTGGGTCAATATCATCTCCCAATTTCAAAGGTTTCAAATGCACCTTGAATATATGCTCACGACCATTCAAATCGGGGCCATCAATTGATATCTGCCTATCGAACCTACCTGGACGCATCAATGCCGAATCTAAAATATCGGGACGGTTGGTAGCCGCTAGTATAATAACTCCCGAGTCGGTACCGAAACCATCCATTTCTGTAAGAAGTTGGTTTAGGGTATTTTCACGTTCATCGTTTCCTCCTTGCACCATTGAGCGGCCACGGGCACGGCCAATAGCATCTATTTCATCAATAAATATAATACAAGGTGCTTTCTCTTTTGCTTGGCGGAATAAATCCCTCACACGCGATGCACCCACACCTACAAACATCTCCACAAAATCGGAACCGGAGAGTGAGAAGAAAGGTACATTGGCTTCACCTGCAACGGCTTTCGCCATCAAGGTTTTGCCAGTGCCCGGAGGGCCAACAAGCAAAGCACCTTTGGGAATTTTGCCGCCGAGCTTGGTATATTTAGTTGGATTTTTAAGGAAGTCAACAATCTCCATTACTTCTACTTTTGCTTCCTCCAAACCTGCCACATCGGCAAAGGTTACATTTACTTTGGTATCCTTGTCGAACAAGGTAGCTTTCGATTTGCCAATATTAAATAATTGGCCTCCGCCTCCGCCTCCGCCGCCCACTCTACGCATAATAAATATCCAGGCACCAATAAATAGTGCCCCATATATTAAATATAAAAATAGGGAGGAGTCTGATTCTTCAATACGTTTGGGTTCAATCTTTTCATTTTCTTGGTAGCCATATTCTTCCTGTGCTTTGCCAAGGTCGGTTAAAAACTTTTCGGGATTTATAAGATCCATATAATACTGCGGACCTGTAGATTCTTGTTCTTTTAAATCATTATAACGACTTTCTTTTAAACGCTCTTGTTTAATATATATTTTTGCAACGTCTTTGGTTTTTACAACTTCTATTTTTTCAATATCATGGTTTTTGAGCATCTTGTTTTTAATGTCGTACCAAGTAACCGATTCTACACTACGCTTTGGGAAAAGGTATATAGCCGCAAATGCTGCTATCAGAATTATATAGAACCAATAGAAATTAATTTGAGGTAAATTATTCTTTTTCTTTTTCTTAAACGGATTGTTCGGATCGGCTTGTGGATTCGGGTTCGACGGTTTTTTTTCTTCTTCGGCCATGTAGTTATTTTTTTGCTTGTGAGGTCAATAGATATGCCACAAAGGTAATGACAAACTACTGTGACATTATTGCCGCT contains:
- the ftsH gene encoding ATP-dependent zinc metalloprotease FtsH, which gives rise to MAEEEKKPSNPNPQADPNNPFKKKKKNNLPQINFYWFYIILIAAFAAIYLFPKRSVESVTWYDIKNKMLKNHDIEKIEVVKTKDVAKIYIKQERLKESRYNDLKEQESTGPQYYMDLINPEKFLTDLGKAQEEYGYQENEKIEPKRIEESDSSLFLYLIYGALFIGAWIFIMRRVGGGGGGGGQLFNIGKSKATLFDKDTKVNVTFADVAGLEEAKVEVMEIVDFLKNPTKYTKLGGKIPKGALLVGPPGTGKTLMAKAVAGEANVPFFSLSGSDFVEMFVGVGASRVRDLFRQAKEKAPCIIFIDEIDAIGRARGRSMVQGGNDERENTLNQLLTEMDGFGTDSGVIILAATNRPDILDSALMRPGRFDRQISIDGPDLNGREHIFKVHLKPLKLGDDIDPKRLSAQTPGFAGADIANVCNEAALIAARNNKECVEMQDFHDAIDRVIGGLEKKNKIISPEEKRIIAYHEAGHAISGWFLEHADPVVKVSIVPRGVAALGYAQYLPKEQYLYTTEQLTDTICMTLGGRVAEDIVFGRISTGASNDLERVTKTCYAMVTMYGMNNAVGNVNFYDPNNEYGFTKPYSEKTAEIIDEQVREMISAAYQRTKNLLNEKRDSLEKVANELLKREVIFQYDLEEILGKRPFHQKTSYDEFVNGAIQPELEALPPIPKAEEEKKEEENPPL